TATTGAAATGTTAGCTGGCAGAACAGCTGAACAAAAAGCACAACTTGTTAAAGATGTAACCGAAGCAGTAATGAAAAATACTGGAGCTCCAGGAGAAAATATCCATGTTATTTTACGTGACATGGAACCTTCTGATTATGCTCAAAATGGTCAATTAAAAGGGTAGTAGGATAGAAAATACAAATAAACTCCCAGCAGATTAGATTGAAAAAATCTAATCTGCTGGGAGTTTTGTTACTATCTAAATACTGCTATTTGTTAGTCATTTGGAACCTTGGTATTAAAAGGCAAATTTTTCAATAGCTACTGCCACGCCATCGTTTACGTTTGTTTCAGTTACATAATCACTAATCGCTTTAACAGTTGGAACAGCATTGCCCATCGCTACGCCTATTCCTGCGTAAACTAGCATGTCACTGTCGTTTTCGTTGTCTCCAATAGCCATGATGTTTTCACGAGGAATATTTAAAATTCCTGCTAAATCACGAACTGCTTGACCTTTGCTAGCATCTTTATTCAACACTTCTAAATAGAAAGGTTCACTTTTTAAAGTCGTATATTTTTCTGTAAAACCAGCTGGAAACTTAGCAATAGCCGGATCTAAAATTTCAGGTGGATCAATCATCATCATTTTGCTAATTTCAATGTTAGGATCCATCTCTTCAACACTACGATATTTTAAAGACATATTCGTCAACATCGCTTCATAAACACTGTAGTAGCCAATATCTTTATTTGTTGTATAAATACTATCACGGTCAATGGCATGACAATGAACACCAAGTTCTTGGCTTAATCCCTCGATTTCTAAAAAGTTATCAAAGTCCAAAGTATGATGAGCAATCGCTTCACCATCATGGGCTGTTTGAACCAAGGCACCATTGTAAGTAATGACATAATCGCCTTCTTCTTCTAAATTAAGCTCTTTTAATAAATGAGTCACGCCAGGTAATGGGCGCCCTGTACAGATAACCACTTTAATACCTTTTTCCTTCGCTTCAGCAATCGTTGCTTTTACTCTAGGACTGACAACACGCTCTGGGGTTAATAACGTTCCATCTAAATCAATTGCAATTAATTCAATACTCATTTTTTATTCATTCCTCCAATTCATTTTTAGGGTGCACAATAGCACCATTTTTTATATAGTGTGTAAATTCTTCAAAAATAGCTTCGAAAAGATTGATTTCAGTCGTCACTTTAGGTGTTAAAAGTTCTTTTGGAAAATAAAAGCGCTCATCTCCACGAGTTTTTCCTGTGATTGCCGCAACAATATCACTAGCTTTCGACAACTCAATAAAACTGCCATCTGCTTGGACTAACTCAATTTGGGTTCGTGTATTCACCGTTTCAGGACGATAAAAATCATACGGCAAATCAAAACTATTATTTAATGCCGTGTAGTAATCAGTATCATAGCCAGCTTCGGTAATCAACATCTTCATTTTTTCGATGATATCTAAATCAGTTGCTAAATCAAATGAAACAGATTTAAATACATGTCGATCAAGAAAACGATGTGCCAAATCACTTAAAACCGAATCCTTTTCAGTCCGCCATTGGGTAAAATAAGTGTTTAGAACGCCGTCGTCAAGATTAAGATAATCCGTTAGTGAAAAGTTCTTTTCAAAAAAAGGAGCAAGTAACTGAACCGGTGATTGGAATTCATAATCAGGGCTCAAATAAAGTTCTTTTGCTCGTTTCAATAGATGGTTTAAGATGACCTCCATACTTCTTGAAACAGGGTGAAAATAAACTTGCATATACATTTGATAGCGACTAACAATGTAATCTTCAACCGCATGCATCCCCGAAATTTGGAAAGAAATTCCCTCGTTATAAGGGCGGATGACTCTCAAAATTCGAGTTAAATCAAATGTACCATAATTAACCCCAGTATAATAGGCATCACGCAATAAATAGTCCATACGATCGGCATCAATTTGACTAGAAATTAATTGAACAACTTGCGGATTTGGATACGTTTTTTGAATGACACTCGCAACTTTTTCAGGAAAATCAAAACTAACTTGTTTCAAAATTCGATTGACTTCCGTTTCTTCCGAAGTAATGATTGCCACCGTAATAGCTTCATGATCCGTCTCAAAAATCCGTTCAAAAGTATGAGAATAAGGGCCGTGACCAATATCATGTAACAAAGCGGCACAAAGGACCACTAAGCGTTCTGAATCATCCCACCCTCCGTCGCCAGGGACAACCATTGGAAAGTTTCTAGAAAACTTATCACAGATTCGTCTAGCAATTTCATAGACACCTAGTGAATGAGTAAAACGCGTATGTTCTGCACCATGAAACGTATAAGAAGACGTGCCTAGTTGCTTGATTCTGCGTAATCTTTGAAACTCACGGCTATCAATTAAATCTAAAATGACTTGATATTGGACATGGATGTAGTCATGGACTGGATCACGAAAAACTTTTTCAACAGGCAGTAGTTGATCTTTATACGGGACAAAATTCATAACAACAACTCCTTATTCAAATTTTCTTGCAACATTTGTTCATTGCGTTGCACCATTTTTCCGAATGCTACTTGGTAATCAGCAACTAAATCAGAATCATACTGTCCTTTAATTAAGGTATTATTATTATCAGACAAGGTTTTTAAAATCATTTTTTTGACATCGGAAACTGAAAATGACGTATCTAATAGTTCTTCTAGTGTAGCCATAACCGCAGGGTTTACATGTGGAAATTTCCATTTAGTTTCTTCACCTTGCAGCCCTTCATGGTAAAAATCATGTAACATTTCAGCACGTTTTTCTTGATTGCCGTTGACACTCAAATAAATCATAACACCAATTCCATTCCGTAAGCGACGTTGGGCAATCCCAGCAAATTTCTTGCCATCAATACTTAAATCAAAATCGCCCGGACAATAAGATTCCGTAATTTCGTATGCTTCAATTGATTTCCCATAAGCTTTGAAGGTGTTGTGAATCAAGCGAAACATATAATGGTAGCCTTCATCAATACTGATTTTATGAGTTGGATTGTCAGGAAAAATCATTGAAAGATTTAACACACCAGCATCTGCTACAACACCTAAACCGCCAGCGTTGCGAACGATATAATTTTTATTGTAACGGGCTAAACTGTCTAATCCAGTTGAAAAGTGGGGCAATTTTGTATCCATCATACCTAAAATAACAAGCTCGTCCGCCGTCCAAAAATGCAAAACTGGTTCTTTTTGGGCTTCTCCAACACGTTTAATTAAACTATCGCCTAATGCGAAATGAGATAAAAAACGATTAGAAAAAGGCATAGTATCAGAGTCGTACAAGGTATAGCTTTGTTCTTTTAAATAATCAATCTGTTTTACTTCAGACATGTAATCCTCTTCCTTTATAAGCTAAAAATTAGCATGGATTCTTTATTCATTAATCTAATCGGATATCAAAGCAAACGAACTTATTTTTGCTCTGAACTCCTTCTACCTAGCTATTATAACAAAAATAAGACAAGATAGCCGATATTCTGCCGAATTTTAAAAAAATGCTAAGAGTTTGGCAGATTTCTTGACCTGAATTTGCTAAAAAGGCTATACTGTTTACAATTGATCAAAGTGAGAACATTTGTAAAGGTAGGTGAGAGGATGACGAGCCACATTCAAAATTTGGCAGGTCTAACAGATAATCAGTTAAAAGAAATCTATCAAGTCATGTGGGAAATCCGTTTTTTTGACGAACAAGTTGAAGCTCTATTTCGTGCTGGAGAAATTCATGGAACAACGCATTTATCGATTGGGCAAGAAGCAACAGCAGCAGCTTCAGGATATTTATTAAAGACAAGCGATTGGATTACCTCAACCCATCGCGGTCACGGACATACAATCGCAAAAGGAACCAGTATGACAGCTATGATGGCGGAACTATTTGGTAAGAAAAATGGCA
This Carnobacterium maltaromaticum DSM 20342 DNA region includes the following protein-coding sequences:
- a CDS encoding 2-hydroxymuconate tautomerase; this encodes MPFVHIEMLAGRTAEQKAQLVKDVTEAVMKNTGAPGENIHVILRDMEPSDYAQNGQLKG
- the yidA gene encoding sugar-phosphatase, whose translation is MSIELIAIDLDGTLLTPERVVSPRVKATIAEAKEKGIKVVICTGRPLPGVTHLLKELNLEEEGDYVITYNGALVQTAHDGEAIAHHTLDFDNFLEIEGLSQELGVHCHAIDRDSIYTTNKDIGYYSVYEAMLTNMSLKYRSVEEMDPNIEISKMMMIDPPEILDPAIAKFPAGFTEKYTTLKSEPFYLEVLNKDASKGQAVRDLAGILNIPRENIMAIGDNENDSDMLVYAGIGVAMGNAVPTVKAISDYVTETNVNDGVAVAIEKFAF
- a CDS encoding HD domain-containing protein, giving the protein MNFVPYKDQLLPVEKVFRDPVHDYIHVQYQVILDLIDSREFQRLRRIKQLGTSSYTFHGAEHTRFTHSLGVYEIARRICDKFSRNFPMVVPGDGGWDDSERLVVLCAALLHDIGHGPYSHTFERIFETDHEAITVAIITSEETEVNRILKQVSFDFPEKVASVIQKTYPNPQVVQLISSQIDADRMDYLLRDAYYTGVNYGTFDLTRILRVIRPYNEGISFQISGMHAVEDYIVSRYQMYMQVYFHPVSRSMEVILNHLLKRAKELYLSPDYEFQSPVQLLAPFFEKNFSLTDYLNLDDGVLNTYFTQWRTEKDSVLSDLAHRFLDRHVFKSVSFDLATDLDIIEKMKMLITEAGYDTDYYTALNNSFDLPYDFYRPETVNTRTQIELVQADGSFIELSKASDIVAAITGKTRGDERFYFPKELLTPKVTTEINLFEAIFEEFTHYIKNGAIVHPKNELEE
- a CDS encoding lipoate--protein ligase family protein, with the protein product MSEVKQIDYLKEQSYTLYDSDTMPFSNRFLSHFALGDSLIKRVGEAQKEPVLHFWTADELVILGMMDTKLPHFSTGLDSLARYNKNYIVRNAGGLGVVADAGVLNLSMIFPDNPTHKISIDEGYHYMFRLIHNTFKAYGKSIEAYEITESYCPGDFDLSIDGKKFAGIAQRRLRNGIGVMIYLSVNGNQEKRAEMLHDFYHEGLQGEETKWKFPHVNPAVMATLEELLDTSFSVSDVKKMILKTLSDNNNTLIKGQYDSDLVADYQVAFGKMVQRNEQMLQENLNKELLL